The DNA segment GAGATTTCAAGACTGGTGACACGGTAGACATGTACCAGCCGCCGCTCTATACCTTGGCTGTAATGAATAGGTTTGCCGTTCCGCAAGACACTGTCGAAACTTACATTGAGTATCTAAATCACAATCAGGCAAAACGTTTTCCGGTAACGACGCGCCTTATTGACCACACGGCCGAGTTTATGCGAACTTCGATTGCCGAAATGAAAGGCTTTTTAAAAAATCGCGCAAAGAATACTCCGCTGTCCGCCGACGCTTTTCCGGGCCAAAATAATGACGAGATTTGCTATAGATGTAACTTCATCGAAGTCTGTGACCAGTACAAGGGCAAAGCATTTTTAAAGATGGTTCCATGACGAAAGCAAAATAGCGGCAAATCAAAGCCGCTATGGTCGCCCATAGCGGTCAACTTTTTTGTGAGTTATGAATAACGTTAATAAATCGGAAGAATACTACGGAAGGCTGTCGTGGGAGCGCAGTAAGTCGACTATTTTTACGTCTAGCCCCTTGGCGATATGGAATAACACCGCAAGGGAATAATTCTGTTCAGAATAAGGGGCCTCAATTTTACTTAGGTAGCTTTTACTGATGCCGATTTTATCTGCTAGTTGTTGCTGGGTAAGGTTACTTACTTTTCTGCAGGCGGCTATGTTTCGGCCTATGGTCTTGTACATCTCTTGAACAGACATTTGGCAAATTCCTTCCAAAAGTTTCATCAATAGGGTGATTATCATGAAACCTATTGTCAAGAAGTCAGAACTTTTATATTAT comes from the Sporomusaceae bacterium genome and includes:
- a CDS encoding helix-turn-helix transcriptional regulator, which codes for MIITLLMKLLEGICQMSVQEMYKTIGRNIAACRKVSNLTQQQLADKIGISKSYLSKIEAPYSEQNYSLAVLFHIAKGLDVKIVDLLRSHDSLP